A stretch of Desulfarculaceae bacterium DNA encodes these proteins:
- a CDS encoding nitrogenase, whose product MKNNLAKKHDYVSSTNACKACMPLGACIAFKGIEGCVPFLHGSQGCATYMRRYLISHYREPVDIASSALGEGEAVFGGGPNLKAGLVNVINKYQAKAVGIATTCLTETIGDNVPAIVREFLAEAVLEGSCTEMPALIHAATPSYAATHMEGFYAAVAATVAQLAEPGPRHEGINLLPGLISPADIRHLLEVAGDFGLEATLLPDYSRPLDAPASEAYEILPEGGTPLAAIKAMGGARASLALGWTPASQDAGRDLAERCGVPLHSPGLPLGLRASDELFAVLEEISGRPIPDKHVEERGRLLDAMVDGHKYLSGKRAVVYGEQDLVIGLSAFLAEIGITPVLCASGGRALNFGEKVHEFCDGLTRETPRVEAGIDFYRIAEISRELKPDLFVGHSKGYRMAREQGAPLVRVGMPIHDRIGGSRILHLGYRGAQQLYDRLVNAVLAQKQADSDVGYGYL is encoded by the coding sequence ATGAAAAACAACCTGGCCAAGAAGCACGACTACGTTTCCAGCACCAACGCCTGCAAGGCCTGCATGCCCCTAGGCGCCTGCATCGCCTTCAAGGGCATCGAGGGCTGCGTGCCCTTCCTGCATGGCTCCCAGGGCTGCGCCACCTACATGCGGCGCTATTTGATCAGCCACTACCGCGAGCCGGTGGACATCGCCTCCAGCGCCCTGGGCGAGGGCGAGGCGGTGTTCGGCGGCGGGCCCAACCTGAAGGCGGGCCTGGTCAACGTGATCAACAAATACCAGGCCAAGGCGGTGGGCATCGCCACCACCTGTCTCACCGAGACCATCGGCGACAACGTGCCGGCCATCGTGAGGGAGTTCCTGGCCGAGGCGGTGCTGGAGGGCTCTTGCACCGAGATGCCCGCCCTGATCCACGCGGCCACGCCGTCCTATGCGGCCACCCACATGGAGGGCTTCTACGCGGCGGTGGCCGCCACCGTGGCCCAGCTGGCCGAGCCCGGCCCGCGCCACGAGGGCATCAACCTGCTGCCCGGCCTGATCAGCCCGGCGGACATCCGCCATCTGCTGGAGGTGGCCGGGGACTTCGGCCTGGAGGCCACCCTGCTGCCCGACTACTCCCGGCCCCTGGATGCCCCGGCCAGCGAGGCCTACGAGATTCTGCCCGAGGGTGGCACCCCTCTGGCGGCGATCAAGGCCATGGGCGGGGCGCGGGCCAGCCTGGCCTTGGGCTGGACCCCGGCCTCCCAGGACGCGGGCCGCGACCTGGCCGAGCGTTGCGGGGTGCCCCTGCACAGCCCGGGCCTGCCTCTCGGCCTGCGGGCCAGCGACGAGCTCTTCGCCGTGCTGGAGGAGATAAGTGGGCGGCCCATCCCTGACAAGCACGTTGAGGAACGCGGTCGCCTGCTGGACGCCATGGTGGACGGGCACAAGTACCTCTCGGGCAAGCGGGCGGTGGTCTACGGCGAGCAGGATCTGGTCATCGGGCTCAGCGCCTTCTTGGCCGAGATCGGGATTACGCCGGTGCTCTGCGCCTCGGGCGGCCGGGCTCTCAACTTCGGCGAGAAGGTGCATGAATTCTGCGACGGCCTGACCCGCGAGACGCCGCGGGTGGAGGCGGGCATCGACTTCTACCGCATCGCCGAGATCAGCCGCGAGCTCAAGCCGGACCTGTTCGTGGGCCACTCCAAGGGCTACCGCATGGCCCGTGAGCAGGGCGCGCCCCTGGTGCGGGTGGGCATGCCCATCCACGACCGCATCGGCGGCTCCCGCATCCTGCACCTGGGCTATCGCGGCGCGCAGCAGCTCTACGACCGCCTGGTGAACGCCGTCTTGGCCCAGAAGCAGGCCGACTCCGACGTGGGCTACGGATACCTATAG
- the nifE gene encoding nitrogenase iron-molybdenum cofactor biosynthesis protein NifE yields the protein MSQVIFAEREDQIHETGGDKPFRISCDKQSLAGAVSQRACVFCGSRVVLYPIADALHLIHGPIGCASYTWDIRGALSSGPELHRYSFSTDLGETDVIFGGEGKLTRALDELIPLHQPQAAFVYSTCMVGLIGDDINAVCRKAEERHGIPVIPVMSEGFKGNKRAGYYAACNALFRLVGSGDISDIPPMAVNLLGDFNLAGEIWIIREYLERMGVSVVANVTGDGRVAQMQRAHGAALNLVQCSGSTMELAKMMQETYGIPFKRVSYLGVEDMAQALYDVAEFFGSDEAMEKAKELVREELGRIYPRLMELRESLEGKRAALYVGGAFKAFSLIKSFRLLGMKVVLAGSQTGTEEDYQELASICEPGTVIVDDANPLELMTYLIEKDVDVFVGGVKERPIAHKLGIGFVDHNHERKLALEGFVGMLNFAEEVAATALSPVWRFTPRRARRRLEAV from the coding sequence ATGTCCCAGGTGATATTCGCCGAGCGCGAGGATCAGATTCATGAAACCGGCGGGGACAAGCCCTTCCGCATCAGCTGCGACAAGCAGAGCCTGGCCGGGGCGGTCAGCCAGCGGGCCTGCGTGTTCTGCGGTTCGCGGGTGGTGCTCTATCCCATCGCCGACGCCCTGCACCTGATCCACGGTCCCATCGGCTGCGCTTCCTACACCTGGGATATCCGGGGCGCCCTGTCCTCGGGCCCGGAGCTGCACCGCTACTCCTTCAGCACCGACCTGGGCGAGACCGACGTGATCTTTGGGGGCGAAGGGAAGCTGACCCGCGCCCTGGACGAGCTGATCCCCCTGCACCAGCCCCAGGCGGCGTTCGTCTACTCCACCTGCATGGTGGGGCTCATCGGCGACGACATCAACGCGGTGTGCAGGAAGGCCGAAGAGCGCCACGGCATCCCGGTGATTCCGGTGATGAGCGAGGGCTTCAAGGGCAACAAGCGGGCCGGCTACTACGCGGCCTGCAACGCCCTGTTTCGTCTGGTGGGCAGCGGCGACATCAGCGATATCCCGCCCATGGCGGTGAACCTGCTGGGCGACTTCAACCTGGCCGGCGAGATATGGATCATTCGAGAGTACCTGGAGCGCATGGGGGTGAGCGTGGTTGCCAACGTGACCGGCGACGGCCGGGTGGCCCAGATGCAGCGGGCCCACGGCGCGGCGCTCAACCTGGTGCAGTGCTCCGGCTCCACCATGGAGCTGGCCAAGATGATGCAGGAGACCTACGGCATCCCCTTCAAGCGGGTGAGCTATCTGGGCGTGGAGGACATGGCCCAGGCGCTCTACGACGTGGCTGAGTTCTTTGGCTCCGACGAGGCCATGGAAAAGGCCAAGGAGCTGGTGCGCGAGGAGCTGGGCCGCATCTATCCCCGGCTCATGGAATTGCGCGAGAGCCTGGAGGGCAAGCGGGCTGCCCTGTACGTGGGCGGGGCCTTCAAGGCCTTCAGCCTGATCAAGTCCTTCCGCCTGCTGGGCATGAAGGTGGTGCTGGCCGGCTCCCAGACCGGCACCGAGGAGGACTACCAGGAACTGGCTTCCATCTGCGAGCCGGGCACGGTGATCGTGGACGACGCCAACCCCCTGGAGCTGATGACCTACCTGATCGAAAAGGACGTGGACGTTTTTGTGGGCGGCGTGAAGGAGCGGCCCATCGCCCACAAGCTGGGCATCGGTTTCGTGGATCACAACCATGAGCGCAAGCTGGCCCTGGAGGGCTTCGTGGGCATGCTCAACTTTGCCGAGGAGGTGGCGGCCACGGCCCTGAGCCCGGTGTGGCGCTTCACCCCGCGCCGGGCGCGGCGGCGGCTGGAGGCGGTGTGA
- the nifB gene encoding nitrogenase cofactor biosynthesis protein NifB, giving the protein MDAHDISAKHPCFNRAAKGSHGRVHLPVAPACNIKCNYCDRKYSCVNESRPGVTCGVLAPHQALAYLEQVLAAEPRISVAGIAGPGDPMANAGRTLETMRLVKERFPQMLYCLSSNGLAVPAHLDELAQVGVTHMTITINAVDPAIGSRIYAYVKDGKMAYRGEEAARLLLSRQSEAVAGLKERGIVVKLNTIVIPGVNDQHVEEVARWGAELNADLMNLMPMYPTAGTPFESLGEPSRPLMQSLREVCDRHMSQMTHCTRCRADAVGLLGQDKSKEMAGCLSSCGKLPEPMDLTRPHVAVASREGLLVNLHLGQAMEFQIWGPGVEGFELIETRPAPPAGDGELRWKRLAESLDDCRNVLVSGIGETPRAVLSGYGVEPLEVNGFIEEALKAIYAGDDLSAMRVRKGKACCAAGMGQGGGGMGCC; this is encoded by the coding sequence ATGGACGCACACGACATCAGCGCCAAGCATCCTTGTTTCAACCGCGCGGCCAAGGGCTCCCACGGGCGAGTGCATCTGCCCGTGGCCCCGGCCTGCAACATCAAGTGCAACTACTGCGACCGCAAGTACTCCTGCGTCAACGAGTCGCGCCCGGGCGTGACCTGCGGGGTTTTGGCTCCCCACCAGGCCCTGGCCTATCTGGAGCAGGTGCTGGCCGCCGAGCCGCGCATCTCCGTGGCGGGCATCGCCGGGCCAGGCGACCCCATGGCCAACGCGGGCCGCACCCTGGAGACGATGCGCCTGGTCAAGGAGCGCTTCCCCCAGATGCTCTATTGCCTCTCCTCCAACGGCCTGGCCGTGCCCGCGCATCTGGACGAGCTGGCTCAGGTGGGGGTCACTCACATGACCATCACCATCAACGCGGTGGACCCGGCCATCGGCAGCCGGATATACGCCTATGTCAAGGACGGCAAGATGGCCTATCGCGGCGAGGAGGCGGCGCGGCTGCTGCTATCTCGCCAGAGCGAGGCGGTGGCCGGCTTGAAGGAGCGGGGCATCGTGGTCAAGCTCAACACCATCGTCATCCCCGGGGTCAATGACCAGCACGTGGAAGAGGTGGCCCGCTGGGGGGCCGAGCTGAACGCGGACCTGATGAACCTGATGCCCATGTACCCCACCGCGGGCACCCCCTTCGAGAGCCTGGGCGAACCCAGCCGCCCCCTGATGCAGTCGCTCCGGGAGGTGTGCGACAGGCACATGAGTCAGATGACCCATTGCACCCGCTGCCGGGCCGACGCGGTGGGCCTGTTGGGCCAGGACAAGAGCAAGGAAATGGCCGGCTGCCTCTCCTCCTGCGGCAAGCTGCCCGAGCCCATGGACCTGACCCGGCCCCACGTGGCCGTGGCCAGCCGCGAGGGGCTTTTGGTCAACCTGCACCTGGGCCAGGCCATGGAGTTTCAGATCTGGGGGCCGGGGGTGGAGGGCTTCGAGCTCATCGAGACGCGGCCCGCCCCGCCGGCGGGCGACGGCGAGCTGCGCTGGAAGCGCCTGGCCGAGTCCCTGGACGACTGCCGCAACGTCTTGGTCAGCGGAATAGGGGAGACGCCGCGCGCGGTGCTCTCCGGCTACGGCGTGGAGCCCCTGGAGGTGAACGGCTTCATCGAGGAGGCGCTCAAGGCCATCTACGCGGGCGACGACCTGTCGGCCATGCGGGTGCGCAAGGGCAAGGCCTGCTGCGCGGCCGGGATGGGGCAGGGCGGCGGCGGCATGGGCTGCTGCTAG